One window of Nicotiana tomentosiformis chromosome 11, ASM39032v3, whole genome shotgun sequence genomic DNA carries:
- the LOC138901365 gene encoding uncharacterized protein, giving the protein MTFYTLEQLVKNYIREFVCLHGVPVSIISDQAEFAYNNNYYSSIRVAMYEALYGRHCRSSVGWFELGKARLLGTDWVREALEKVKLIQERLCPKQSRKKSYADRKVRDVAFMEGKNVLSEFCL; this is encoded by the exons ATGACTTTCTACACTTTGGAGCAGTTGGTTAAGAATTACATCAGGGAGTTTGTCtgcttgcatggtgtgcctgtgtctattatctcggatcaaG cggagtttgcctataacaacaactaTTATTCGAGCATCCGGGTGGCTATGTATGAGGCACTATATGGGAGGCACTGTCGTTcttcggttggttggtttgagctgggtaaggctagattattgggaaCAGATTGGGTTCGTgaagctttggagaaggtgaagttgattcaagagcggctATGTCCAAAACAGTCCAGGAAGAAAAGTTATgcggataggaaggttcgtgatgtggccTTCATGGAGGGTAAGAATGTTCTCTccgagttttgcctatga
- the LOC138901364 gene encoding uncharacterized protein: MLCLPGRIEVVASDAASTSIISVCRRDASVLFDPGSNYSYVSSYFDSCLDMPHGSFDAHVHMSTPVGDFIVVDRVYWSCVVTICGFKTRTNFLLLDMVDFNVILCMDWLSPYHIILDCHAKTVTLAMPGVVKIGVEGFSWLHSK; the protein is encoded by the coding sequence ATGTTATGCTTACCAGGGAGGATCGAGGTTGTTGCTTCTGATGCAGCGAGTACCAGTATTATTTCTGTGTGccgtagggatgcttcagtattgtttgatcctggttccaattattcatatgtgtcatcatactttgatTCTTGTTTGGATATGCCTCATGGTTCTTTTGATGCTCATGTGCATATGTCTACACCTGTTGGTGATTTTATTGTGGTGGATCGAGTTTATTGGTCATGTGTGGTCACTATTTGTGGTTTTAAGACGAGGACAAACTTCTTATTATTGGATATGGTGGATTTCAATGTGATCTTatgtatggattggttatccccATACCatattattcttgattgtcacgctaaaactgtGACATTAGCAATGCCAGGGGTTGTcaagattggagtggaagggttctctTGGTTGCACTCCAAGTAG